One Pseudobutyrivibrio xylanivorans genomic window, AGCATGGAAATAGCCATTTTCCTCCCACTTCTTATACAAACGATCTTCGAGACCCTTTGGGTCATATGTCTTTGCAAGTTCTTTCATTTTTTTACTCCTTCCAAATTTTAGCTGATTTTATTCAGCCTCCATTCGGAAAACCGCAGTTACACTGCTTTCCTTTTCCTCATGTAGGTATCTCACCAAATAAATCTTTACCTGAAGTTTGCCACAAGTGGCAACTATCAGCTCAAGATTTACTTGGCTCTGAATAAAATCAAAAAAGCCCCGTGCGTCGGTAAATTCGACACACAGGGCGAAAATTCGCGTTACCACCTGCATTTATAACTCATCTTATTCCTTACGGGAACGACTCGGATGGCTTGTCTGCCCAAAGGCACTTTATTCACCACCTACTCCGAAGCTACCTTCGTCAGCTCAGCTCCTAGGTCACCTTTCAGCCGGTGAGCGACCCTCTCTACAGGACGACACTGATTACTCCTCTTCATCATCGCATTTAAAACTTAACTAATGATATGAAAAATATAGCTTTATGTCAAGTGATAGAACAACACCGATTACGCTTTTTAAAAATTTCTACTTGCACATTTTATTTTTCTGTGTTAAATTACCCCTTGTCTTTTTTCTAAAAATTATCCGGTAGGTTCAACCAAATATTCCATAGGAATTTCTGAATCAATACCACTTTCATATTCCTTAGCAAATTAAGGAGATATGAAATGATTAAAAATTTAAATAAAATTGCACTATTTTTATCGGTACTGGCGATTGCACTAATCGCTTTATTATTGTTGCGCTTTAAAGGTCTTTCGTTGCTAGGCAGCAAGGCTAAGGCCCACGAACTTTCAAAAGAGGAAATAGTTGCAGAAGTCTACAATTACATAGATTCATTAGCTGGTTTTACAGATGCACAGGAAAAGGCTCTTGATACTATCATTGCAAACTATATAGATAGTAGTTCCGTCCTTAACGTAGAGGATTTAGCTGTAGTCTACAAACTCATAGATGAGAAGTATCAGGCTAATCACTCCCAGATGACTGACATCCGCAACCAGCTTCAAGTGCAGATAAATACTGCTTCCACAAAAGATACTGACAACTATGAAGAGCTTCAAAAGTTAATAAAAGAACTAGATAAATGGCTCAAGCAGAGCATTTCAGCTGAGGATGAACATAGAGTCAGCATTAATAAAGCTATTGCTGAACTTCGTATTTACTCCGATGAACAAGACGATTGTCTTAAAGAGCAGTTAGCTGAGTTTTCCAAAACTACTCAGGAAGAATTTGCCTCCATGAAATTAGATTTTTTCCATGCGCTCAAGGAACTAAGAAATCATTCTGATAGCGAAGATGAAAAACTTAGCAATCGTATCAAGAATTTAGCTTCAGAAACAATCAAAAGCGAGCTTAACTTAAGAGAAGTCATTGATAAGATGGCTGAATACTTCACTGATGAAGATACTAAGATTAGAAGCCTTATAGCTGAGAAAGATGCTGAGGTTAACAATCTTATTTCACAGAAAGACTCAGAAATCAATCAGCTTATTCAAGATAGAACTGATGAGTTTAACCAAAAACATCAAGAAACAAATGCGTTAATCGATAAAAATCATAATGATACTAACAAGCTTATTGAAGATAAGACTAATGAATTCAATGAGAAGCATAAGCAGACTACTGACCAGATTAATAAGAATCAGGAAAATACCTCTAAACTCATCGACGAAAGAACAGCTGAATCTAAGCAGAGAGATGCTGAGTTAAACAAACTTATTCAGGATAGAACTGATGAGTTTAACCAAAAACATCAAGAAACAAATGCGTTAATCGATAAAAATCATAATGATACTAACAAGCTTATTGAAGATAAGACTAATGAATTCAATGAGAAGCATAAGCAGACTACTGACCAGATTAATAAGAATCAGGAAAATACCTCTAAACTCATCGACGAAAGAACAGCTGAATCTAAGCAGAGAGATGATGAGTTAAACAAACTTATCCAAGATAGAACTGATGAGTTTAATCAAAAGCACAATGAAACGAATGAATTAATAAATAAGAACCAGAAAGATACTAACAAGCTCATTGAAAATAAAACCAATGAATTCAACAAGACACATAAGAATCTCTTGGCTTACCTTAATGAAAAGTTTAAGGAATTTGCAGATGAGCATGAGTCAATTAGAAATCTCATAAGTAAGGAGTCTTCTGCTCTTACAAAGAAAAATGATGACACAAATAGTCTAATCAAGCAGAAAGAATCTGAATCAAATAAAAAACATTCTGACACTAACAAGCTTATTAATGACAAAACAACTGAGTTCAATCAGAAGCACCAAAATCTTCTTGATCTTCTCAATGCAAAAGTAAAGGAATTCACTGAGAAGCATGAAACTCTTGGCAATACTATTAATTCTATAGTCTCTGAATTTAATAAAATACATGACGAAACCATAAAACTTATTAACACTACAAAGGACTCCTTAAACAAAAAGGATGCTGAGCTTAATACTCTAATTAAAAACAATAAAGATACAATCGACAAAAACGCAAAAACCTCAGATAGCAAGGATAAGGAACTAAACACCCTCATTGGAGATAAAGCCAATGAACTTAACAGCTCAATTAATAGCAAGACTAAGGTGCTTAATGATTCAATAAATGGTAAGGCCAAAGAAATTAATGATTCAATTGATAGTAAAACAAAGGAAATGCACGATTCACTTGAAAAAACTACAAATGATTTGAATCAGTCTTTAGATGCAAAATCAAAAGAGTTTGACGAGAAGAATTCCAAGATTTGGGAAGCTATCAACAAGTTAAACAAACGCACCACTGATGGCGAAGGCGAAAATATCCAGGAATTTAATTTTGGCTATGAAAATGGATGCTATGGCTACTATATAGAGGGCCAGGGCTTCAAGCCATTTTAGTGAGGTGCTAAGATGAAAATTTTAAAATATATAAAACGAGGTATTTTGCCTCTCACTGTTGCATTCAGCCTTGCGCTCCCTACCACCAGCCATATCGTATATGCGGAATCAACAAATACTTTTGTCCCATTTAGAAATTATATTCCAGCTTACTTAGCAAAAAATTCTGATACAACAAGCGAGTTGGTAACAAAGCTGTGGGCTAAGCTATTCTACGAAGAAAGCACCTGGAGTCCAAACTCAAACCAAGGAAAAATTTCCTGGGTAGATAAATACGATGACACCTTTTTCGGATTAGGTGGAACCGAAAAAAGAGTCAGTGATGTAGTCAAAAATAATAATGGCAATATCGCGTTATCAACCGGCGATTTCGAAGCATTCTTTGCCAATACACTTCTCGCAAATCCAAAGTTTTTCGGACAGCTGTTGGGACTTAATCGTTACAAAGCGATTTCTGATAACACAAGTGGTACAGCTTACCTCAGAGAGATAATGTGCAGCTATCTAGCTCAGCCCGACAAATATAAATATGTTTCTGAAGCAATTTTAAAATTAACAGCAGATCATCCAGAGTATTTAGTAGGTAAGCCGCTTGCACAAGTTTCCGCAACAGTAAATGGCGTAAATAAAACTGCTGATTATTGGCTTCTTACTACTCTTGCATCCTTTTACAAAGTTAAAACCGCTGATGGCAGTGGCTATGTTCTATCAACAAAACAAACCTCATGGGTGGAGAGTTATCAACTAGCTTTGTACAAAGAGTATATAAATGCAGGAGGATACCAGGGTAACAATTCACTTGCCGGAAAATATCCATCCATCTACGAGCTCATAGCCCGTTCAAAATATGCTGCAAACAATTACGGTGGTGACGGAGTAAAAGGTAATGGTGGAAACGCCGCTCAAAACTTTTTCAACTATATTGTAAGCACAGGAAAAGGTGGTGGTGCCTGGTTAAATTTAAACGACAATATCAGCATAACAGGTCTTGATACTATCGATAATATTGAAGAACTGATTGGAATGGCAGAAGGTTATTGTGGTGGGCTGGAAAATTACCTTCTTTGCGATAGTAGCGTTAACTGCCGAAAAAACGCTGTACCAATCGAGCTATATATGTATAAGCTCTATAAGAATAATACTGCAGTGAATTTTATAAATGGAAACTCCACCTTGAATCCATTGCTCAACGGAACAGGTGGTTATATTGAGCGGTTCAAAGCAAAGCATCTTGGCAGGAATGCTAATGGTACTCTTTCCCAGTATATCTATGCCGGACCTAACGCTATTGAAAAAAAAGAAAATAGCTGGTCCTGCGCCTGCTGGGATAATCTAGGCTATCATGATGGTGGTCGTCCAAAGACCTGTAGTGCCAGTGTATCTGCCACATTATCAGTAGGAAGTGCTGCATTCCTTCCAACCGCTAAATATATTATCATTAGCGCTACTGATGGAACAAGTCTTGCCGTCACAAGCGGAAATCAAGGTAACGGCAAGTGGACCAACAGGCCTGATCTTTCAAACTGGTCACTTATATCAAATGGTGTAAACATTAAATCAGCAATTCCCGAACCGACCTACATTGGTGAGGGTACTGGAAGTTCTCCAAGACGCCTTCGATTTGACATTTCCAGTCTAAGCGCTACTCAGAGAGCTAACGCTACTCTTTATGTTCAGTTCGAATCTTATGACAGTTACTCACCAAACTGTCCAAACGGAAGTGGTAGTCATGGAACCGTAACCGCTAAGGTCGGTGTTTCAGGCACAGTGGAAGTTATTACCACATATGCAGATTGCGACGTAAAAGGTCATACTTGGAATTGTGATGCAACCCTAAACTCAGACATGAAGACTGCTACCATAACCTACACCTGTGGGAAAAATGCTACTCATACCCACACTATTACAAATGCTCCAGTAAAAGTGACAACAACTGATTCAGAAATTGTATATTCAGTTTTTGCTGCTAAGCTCAATGACTACAAAGTAGTTAAGCGTGTTGCAAGAACAACAGGCTCATCTGATCAGACTATTCTATTGAATAGTTCTAATACATCTGGTTCTTTGTTAGTTTCTGCTTCTAGTTCGAAAGTAAATGAGCCAGCTGGTTCAAAATCCAGCCGTATTTATACTGAAGCAAATGTAAATATGTATTGCTCAGTTCATGCCGGTGTAATTAAAGCTGGAGCAAAATCTGTTACGTTGAACTTTAACAAGATTAACACAAAAGACGTCTTCAAAAATCTTTCCATAACTCTTTATAGCAGCACCGGAAAGATTATGGGAACAAATAAACAAACTGTTGTTGGAACCCAGGATATGGATATCCACAACAGCCAATATACTAACGATTATACCGTAAGATTGGTTCCCGCTCAGTGGACTGATTCTGATTATGAAAATTGCTATCTGGTTATTTCAGCAAGCGCCTGTGCTCAAAACTGGACGTCACCTGGTAACACTCCATCACCTGCCACAGCAAAGATTCAACTTGATAGCCTCACTATAAATTATTAATACGTATATACGAAAGGAAAATATATGACACTTAGAAAAATAATTACATTATTGCTCGCTAGTTCTTTTTTAAGTCTTGGCATAGGAAAATCCTATGTCATGGCTGCTGAGATTGATGAGACTGTTGATATTGAAGCTTCGGATAATAACCTAGCTAATGCTGATTCTTCCAACGACGAGGGGGTAACTGATGTGGAAGGTTCTTTAGATTCTATATTACTTGAGCCATCTGATGATACTGAAGATACTAGTGTAACTACAGAAATTCTGGAAACTTACGAAATAGGAGAATCATATGATGTCGAGATATCATATGATTCTACTTCAATAGATTCTGAAGAAATTTCTGAAGAGAGAAAAAACGATGAGGAAGAAAAAGATGATGAGGGCGATGAAGATGAACAAGAGGATGAAGAAAACAAGATTATCTCTTCCGTCACTCTCCGTTGCCATGAGCTCCAAACCACTCTTGGCAGTGACGGACTTCCACAGACTAAATATGAGATCACGAGCATCTCCGAAAACAAATACGAAGAGCAGGTGACCCTCGAAACTGCTTTAGAGGAAATCATCTGCCCTTTGGATTCACTTTATTCAACTGAAAAAAATGCACTTGAAAATCTCAATATCTCAGAGGCTGACTGCCCAAGCAAAATTGTTATCGATTATTACCTGAATGAAGCAGGTGATAAAATCACAAAAATGATTATGAAATAAGGCCAAAATGCTTTAGAGCATTATATATACCGTCCTCGTCAAAGGCTGTGGTAACATAATCAGCTGCGGCCTTTGCACGGTCGGTACCATTGCCCATAGCAATTCCTACGTGTGCTGCTGTGAGCATATCCAAATCATTTTCACTATCGCCAATAGCAAAGGTATTCTCAGGATTGATTCCAACAAGTTCACATGCCTTCAACATTCCTGTTGCCTTGTTGTGACCAGCTGGAACTATTTCGCAAACATCATCACTGTGAACAATTATAGCGTAATCATCAGACAATCTATCAAAGCACTCCATTCGTTTTTCTTCGTCAACATCGGTAGCACATGACATCTTATTGATTTCCCATTTGCCATAGTTCTCACCGTTGACTCCTACCAGATTGTCTCCAACATCACGTCTTAAGATATTTCCAAATATATCATCATTGCCAAATTCCTCATCGTCCATATAAATTTTCTTAGGACCTTCGAGAATAGGTCTGATGCCATAGCTCCTAATCAATTCAATTGTCTTCTTTGCGAAGTCCTTATCAATAATCTTCTGATAGATAATCTTTCCATCTATCTCGATGTGACATCCACAGGAACAAACAATTCCATCAAAACCGAGTGCCAACAAATCTGGGTCATTTATAAATGCTCTTGCTCTGCCACTGCAGATAAAAGCAAGATGACCGTTTTCTCTAAGTTTCTTTATAGCAAGCTTTGTGCTTTCTGGAATATACTTATCGTAATTCCAAAGTGTACCATCGATATCAAAAAATACTGCTGATTTCATTCTAATCCTTTTGCCAATCTTTTTCTTTTCTTGTAAACATTCTAAACAGCTTCGTCTCAAGACGCTCTGCCCTTGTTACAAAGGATACTTGCGTATCGCGAACAGTTATTACAAAATGTCCACTGATTTCCTCAATTCCCTGCTCAACATAATTCATTGTGCTTTCCTGCAAACTGCGGTGAGCAATAATATTATGCTTAAGCAAAAGATCGATTACATGTGTTTCTACCCCTGCATCCGCCACCTCGATAAAGGCCTCATCAATCTTCTTGTCAGCAATAAACTCCTCAAGCTTGTCAAGACCGATCAATGAATCGAAATGATCAATATAATCTGTAACACCCTCATTGTTCATAGCAACGCCAACAATCTCATAATCATTTTCAAAGGAACCTTTCAGAACACGCTTGATAACTTCCTGAGAATGATTAGAGTCACAGACAATAATAAGCTTTGGACAAAGTGCTGAATGAAAGCGACTAAAGCGAATAAAACATTTCAGAGCGCTTCTCTCCACAAGAAGGAACAAGTAGCAGAAAACAAATGCTGCTGCATATACACTTCGAGAGAAGTTCTGAGCTGATTTTACTAAGTATAGCGCGGCTGTAAAAAAAGCCCAGCTCACAAATACCTGCACAAGCAGGGCTTCACACTCCTTAAAGAAGCTTCGTTTGATAACCCCTGACAGATTCTTACTCAAAATTAAAATCAGAAGATATACGCCTGTCAATACAACACCATAGTCAAAGAAAAGTTCACCATGGTGGACAGGTCTAAGCGCATATCTCAGCTGAACAACTAGAAAGTAACCTACAATCAGTGCCAACAAATCACATATAATAAAGTCTGCATGTTTCTTTAAATACAACAAAGTCTTTTTCATACTATTCTCCAGATTCTTAGTCTACAAACCTTATAGTCCGCATAAGTTACACCTACAATCCTCAGATACTCTTCACCGGACTACATGTCCTTGTGAAGAGCACTGAGAGATTGTAGGCTACTTATACTCACTTAAATATTAAACCCACAATCTAAACCATAGGTTGTGACGGGCGCGCGAGAAGTTATTCTTCGCATAAAAACTCATGCGCTTTATTTTACCCTTCTCTCCAATTTTTGCAAATCTCATAAGCACATTTTTCTTGTCCTTAGGGAGCCAATCGGCTACGAGAAGTTCTGAAGCAAAGAGCCGGGATTCATTGACGAAAGCTCTCTTCTTCTCGAAAAAACTACCACCTTTTATGTCCTCAAGATTGCGATTTGCTTTGTCACCATCAGATTCAGTGACTGCCCCCATTGTGTTGTGGCCAGTCTGTCTATAGTATACAAGAGGCGCATCGATTGGTACAACTTTTCCCATAATCGCCGCAATCTCAAGAATAAGCGCATCGTGCATCGGGATATTGTCCGAGTCAATCATCGGTGTGAGTGATATAACCAAATCTCTCAGTCTTCGATTGAAGCACATTGTGCAGCCTGCTGCGGGATTATCAATGATAATCTGAGTGTATGCAATATTAGCTGGATTTCTTCCAATGTATCTGATGAATGAATCCGAAATCACATTAAGCTTATCATCCGTCACCATCATATCCGTAAATACACAAACAGGCAACACCTCTATACTTTCAAGCTTTGCGAGCTCATCCTCAGCTTCAACCATAGTTTCCATCGAGCGTTCTAGCTTTTCGGGAAACCATACATCATCCTGATCGCACATTAAATAATAATCTGCCTCCACTCTATCAAGCATCCAAAGAAAATTCTCCTTGGCACCTCCGCAGGAGCCTCCGTAGAAAACCTCAATCCGCTCAGGATATTCCTCAAGATATTCTTTTATTATTTCCGCAGTACCATCTGTTGACCCATCATCGTGGATAACTAGCCTAAAATCCTGTCTCGTTTGTTTAAAAAGGCTGTCTAGCTGCTGCCTTAAATATTCCCGTCCGTTATAGGTTGCAAGAAGTATCGCTATGTCTTTCATTATCGATTAAACCCGTATCTAGTCCCCGTTTTTTTCTTGAATTTGATATTGTCTATGAATAACCCAAGATTTGCAAGGGAGCAAGTGATTTTTCCAAAAGTACCACTTGCTCTAAACTGATTCTTGTATGTAATCATTTCATGAAGAGTGAAAATATCTTCCTGCTTGAAATAATCACATTCATTTAGCAAATCTATAAAATCATATACTGACTCGTCAGTAACTGTAGTATCTGCTGAAAGATTAGTTGCAGTATATCTATGGGTGTACAATACCTCGTCATGATAGTGGAACTTTAGTCCCTTTGCCAGCATCAACAGCCAAAGGAAGTAATCGTCAGCACCATTTTTTGACATGATATTTGATTCCCAAAATTCTGGAATTGCATCCTTCTTAATTAGACACTGCCCCGGCGATATAATCTGAATTCCAATTCGTAAATACGTATTTAAATCTCCAATCAGAGTCTTGTGATATGAGTTTCTGTACCACAAAAGCTTACTGCCATCTGCCTGCTCCAATGATGCATTAGCCACCTCTACTTCTGCACCACTTTTTGTAATTAAACGAAGCAGCTTCACAAGCGCATCATCTGCAATGCTATCATCCTGATCCAAGAACATTACATAATCTCCAGTTGCTTCTGCAAGGCCTGCCACTCTGCTGTAATGAATCCCCTTATTCTCCGGATTTGTAATGACGCGAATGAAATTATCCTCTGATGCAGGTGCCTCAAGTGTCTTCCATGGGCTGTCATTTACAAGGATTAGTTCCAAGTCGTGTCCAACTTTTTTCAGTGAAGCCTCATTTTCCAGCATGCAATCTATCAAGTTGTCCATGTATTTATCCCCTTCGAAGAAGGGCGTTATTACTGTAATTTTCATTTATTATTCTCCAGAATATTCATAAAAAAACCTCGTAACGAATATTATATCGTTACGAGGGTGTTTTGTCTATTTTGAGCCAGAGCCTTTTAGAACTACTGCAACAGTTTTAAATAGAATCTGTATATCAAGTGGAATAGACCAATTTTTAATATATTCTGTATCGAGGGCAACAACATCTTCAAAGTCTGTGATGTTGCTTCGGCCACTAACCTGCCATAATCCTGTAAGACCTGGGCGGCTACCAAGTCGAGCCTTATGATGAAGCTCGTACTGCTCGAACTCATTCTCTGTAGGTGGACGTGTGCCAACCAATGACATATCTCCAATCAATACATTCCAAAACTGAGGAAGCTCATCGATTGAATACTTACGGATGAAGTGTCCAGCTGGGAAAATTCTAGGATCATTTTCCATCTTGAACATGAGACCATTCATCTCGTTCTGATCCATCAGTTCCTTCTTTCGCTCCTCAGCATCGGTGTACATGCTTCGGAACTTGTAGAACTTGAAACGACGACCATTCTTTCCGATACGAGTCTGTGAGAAGAACACAGGGCCCGGTGCCTGAATCTTGATAATTGGTGCCAGGAAAATAAAAGCGATTCCACAAAAAACCAACCCTACCAAGCTACCAAGAATATCGATTGTTCGCTTGCAGAATGCTTCGCGATTTGTAGCCATGTGCATACTGGTAGTCATTGTGATGTAATCGCCGTAGTATTCGATAGTACGGTTCTTCATCAAATGCTCAGTATGGATAAGTGAAATGTGTACTGTACATCCCAAATCAGTAAGGCGCTCAGCTAAAAGCTCCTCACTATATCTATTCTTTCCGTCGATGAAAACCTCATCAACAACATTTGTACGAATAAATTCAAAAACTGAATCACAGGTACCAACGACAGGAACACCCTGGATTTTCTTTCCAACCCATTCCTTGTCGATGATTGCACAACCAATTACCTTGTACTCTACATAATCTGATGCTGCCAACTGGCTGAGACAGTGATTGATTGTACCTGAGTCTGCAATGACAAGCATTGTAGACTTTGTGCTATCGTCGTGCTTGCGCATACGAATAATTCTTTTAAAAATAATTCTAAAGGCAAACATGAAGAGGACCATCAATCCAAACCATGCAAATATGACTGTTCTCGAAATGCTGTTTGTGTACTTGAAGGCAACCAGAAAAATCAGTATACCAGCAAGGTTAACAAAC contains:
- a CDS encoding Cof-type HAD-IIB family hydrolase; amino-acid sequence: MKSAVFFDIDGTLWNYDKYIPESTKLAIKKLRENGHLAFICSGRARAFINDPDLLALGFDGIVCSCGCHIEIDGKIIYQKIIDKDFAKKTIELIRSYGIRPILEGPKKIYMDDEEFGNDDIFGNILRRDVGDNLVGVNGENYGKWEINKMSCATDVDEEKRMECFDRLSDDYAIIVHSDDVCEIVPAGHNKATGMLKACELVGINPENTFAIGDSENDLDMLTAAHVGIAMGNGTDRAKAAADYVTTAFDEDGIYNALKHFGLIS
- a CDS encoding glycosyltransferase family 2 protein; this encodes MKDIAILLATYNGREYLRQQLDSLFKQTRQDFRLVIHDDGSTDGTAEIIKEYLEEYPERIEVFYGGSCGGAKENFLWMLDRVEADYYLMCDQDDVWFPEKLERSMETMVEAEDELAKLESIEVLPVCVFTDMMVTDDKLNVISDSFIRYIGRNPANIAYTQIIIDNPAAGCTMCFNRRLRDLVISLTPMIDSDNIPMHDALILEIAAIMGKVVPIDAPLVYYRQTGHNTMGAVTESDGDKANRNLEDIKGGSFFEKKRAFVNESRLFASELLVADWLPKDKKNVLMRFAKIGEKGKIKRMSFYAKNNFSRARHNLWFRLWV
- a CDS encoding glycosyltransferase family 2 protein codes for the protein MKITVITPFFEGDKYMDNLIDCMLENEASLKKVGHDLELILVNDSPWKTLEAPASEDNFIRVITNPENKGIHYSRVAGLAEATGDYVMFLDQDDSIADDALVKLLRLITKSGAEVEVANASLEQADGSKLLWYRNSYHKTLIGDLNTYLRIGIQIISPGQCLIKKDAIPEFWESNIMSKNGADDYFLWLLMLAKGLKFHYHDEVLYTHRYTATNLSADTTVTDESVYDFIDLLNECDYFKQEDIFTLHEMITYKNQFRASGTFGKITCSLANLGLFIDNIKFKKKTGTRYGFNR
- a CDS encoding sugar transferase, which translates into the protein MYKRKKKFWAKHWDFITLDTLASLLALIIALFFRFDKLVMTDVIPHEYLYENVLIMIVFVNILNCALRDPYTGIVHRRKWQELMAVVVHSFVNLAGILIFLVAFKYTNSISRTVIFAWFGLMVLFMFAFRIIFKRIIRMRKHDDSTKSTMLVIADSGTINHCLSQLAASDYVEYKVIGCAIIDKEWVGKKIQGVPVVGTCDSVFEFIRTNVVDEVFIDGKNRYSEELLAERLTDLGCTVHISLIHTEHLMKNRTIEYYGDYITMTTSMHMATNREAFCKRTIDILGSLVGLVFCGIAFIFLAPIIKIQAPGPVFFSQTRIGKNGRRFKFYKFRSMYTDAEERKKELMDQNEMNGLMFKMENDPRIFPAGHFIRKYSIDELPQFWNVLIGDMSLVGTRPPTENEFEQYELHHKARLGSRPGLTGLWQVSGRSNITDFEDVVALDTEYIKNWSIPLDIQILFKTVAVVLKGSGSK